The DNA sequence CAGTCTGAGTATCACAAGCGATAACTAGGTGCTGGGTCAGCAGCAAATATTTTCCAACATGTAGAATTCTCTTGGCCTTTTTCATgcgtgtgcatttttttttttttttgtcagtatagAAAAAACACAGCCACACTCCCATATGGTCAAATCCTTACCTCCGATGCTGGAAGATTAAAATGGATTGTGCCATTACACAAGTATGAGAAAAGGAATGATGTCTTCATGCCAAAGGATGACTTTAGCATACATTTATTGTGTTAAccagcatgtacagtatctcacaaaagtgagtacaccccttacatttttgtaaatattttattatatcttttcatgtgacaacactgaagaaatgacactttgctacaatgtaaagtagtgagtgtacaacttgtataacagtgtccattaatgtccaaattgctggcaacaaaagtgagtacacccctaagtgaaaatgtccaattagccattttccctccctggtgtcatgtgactcattagtgttacaaggtctcaggtatgaatgaggagcaggcgtgttaaatttggtgttatcgctctcactgtctcatactggtcactggaagttcaacatggcacctcatggcaaagaactctgagggtctgaaaaaaaagaatggtataggctataagaagtttgccaagaccctgaaactgacctgcagcatggtggccaagaccacacagcagtttaacaggacaggttccactcagaacaggcctcgtcatggtcaaccaaacaagttgagtgcatgtgctcagtgtcatagccagaggctgtctttgggaaatagaagtatgagtgctgccagcattgctgcagaggtggaaggggtggggggtcatcctgtcagtgctcagaccatacgccgcacactgcataacattggtctgcatagctttcatcccagaaggaagcctcttctaaagatgatgcacaggaaagcctgcaaacagtttgctgaagacaagcagactaaggacttggattactggaaccatgtcctgtggtctgatgagacaaagataaatgtaattggttcagatggtgtcaagcgtgtgtagcagcaaccaggaatacaaatacaagtgtgtctttcctacagtcaagcatgatggtgggagtgtcatggtctggggctgcatgagtgctgctggcactggggagctacagttcattgagggaaccatcaatgccaacatgtactgtggcatactgaagcagagcatgatcccctcccttcggaaactgagccgcaggacagtattctaacataaccaccccaaacacacctccaagacgaccactgccttgctaaggaagctgagggtaaaggtgatggactggccaagcatgtgtccggacctaaaccctattgagcatctgtggggcatccgaaggtggaggagtgcaagatctctaacatccaccagctccatgatgtcgtcatggaagagtagaagaggactccagtggcaacctgtgaagctctggtgaactccatgcccaagagggttaaggcagtgctggaaaataatggtggccacacaaaatattgacactttgggcccaatttggacatttttaactcagggttgtactcacttttgttatcagcggtttagacattaatggctgcgtgttgagttattttgagagaacaacaaattgacactgttatacaagctgtacactcactactttacattgtagcaaagtataatttcttcagtgatgtcacatgaaaagatataataaaatatttacaaacatgtgaggggtgtactcacttttgtgagatactgtatgtttcaaGGCCAAGTAGGGTCCCCTTCCTAAGGCAACTCCTCaatctttggtgttttttttatgaAGTGCTTCTCTTGGAACATTCTGAAGCTGGTCATAAACCTCAAGTAGcaatttgaataataaaaaaaaaaaaaacaactgttccAGAGCAATGTTTTAGCTGTCTGACAGTAACCACAATATTTATGCTGGTATTACAAGAGCCTGACTTGTCGATTTTATCCTGAGACACAAAATGGCAGACTGACTAAAGACAATGGTACATAGAAAACCAATATATACTTCATCCTTTTCCCCTTCAGACAGAACCCCATCTCTGTGATGGTCCTTTTGGGGCCTTGCCTTCCTCTCTAGATCCTCTAGGGATACACAATACTAATTTTTTCAAAGCATTTGTAGATAGGTTCCCAAACTGtaaataattttataaatgtatttgcCTAATGCCACCTCCATAAATCACTGTGTAGACAGAGTGCTGGGCCACCTACCTCCAAGCCTCATAGTAGTTGTATGGTCTTCTGTAGCTATACTGTACTGTAGTTACTGTTGGTGGATTCTGCTAAATGGGGCAAGTTCCAAATAAATATTCTAGTTACCACCTCGATAGCAGGATCAAGCAATAATCGTCTGTGAGTGTAAAAAGTACTGTAGGTATATTTTTAATTTCAGCTTTGGCATTGTCACCCTTGGACTTCAAGCACTGGCACATTCCACATTGTCACTGTAGCAGCTCTCTGGGgtgggggggttactaaaactgaaaactatccaatcaagagctgggaccccgtggagagagggagagcgcatccccgccgaagagatgaaggggctcaggtaagtaaaacgcgggggggggggggggggctggtgactgccaggtgttttttcaacttaatgcataggatgcattaaggtgaaaaaaaaacacaagggtttacaaccccttacaGTTTGTTTAATTAAACTTTGACAGTAAGACCCAGAATACCCCCCTGCCATTGCTCATACATAGTCACATGAAAATCATGCAAAGAGTCTACAAGatttgcacagagagagagagtgaacacTATTTTTCTTATCACCCGTTGTGGTACACAGTTCTGTGCGTTCGTAACCCATGGCTTATGTTGCTGCCTGCAGGAGTTTTGAGCACTaggctgaaaatgttttttttatatatatatatatatatatatacacacacacttcaaTGTACTCTGAGACATTAATGTTACAGTAACTATTACAATAATAGTTACTGTAAAAATACATAGGTactgtaaaaaaaaaggatttattagGATTTATTACTTTATTAGACATAATTTTAACCAAAACTTACACAAAATTCCTTTCTCAGACACAGTGATATCACATTTAAGCTAACACTGTCAATGATCTAGTAGATATAAacaggacattattattattatacaggatttatatagcgccaacagtttgcgcagcgcttaacaaaatgaaggcagacattacagttacattacaatttggtacaagaggaatcagagggccctgctcgctagagctcaCAATCTAGGTCTAGGACATTATACAGAGTGATCGTAGCTTGTGGTTTACTGAATCATTTCTTAAAATAAGCTATTCCCAACATCAAATCTTCTTCCTGGCATTCTCTCCCTCCAGCCAGTTCATCTGTAAAACATACATAGAGTTACATCCATCCATGAGTGTTGTCTAGGACATCTGATTGAAGAGACGTTATACTTGCCTGTCTGAGTTAACATTTATATAATCTTTGCTCTGCAGCAAAGCTGCCTGAAGAATCTACACATCTGAGACATTTTCAGGAATTTCCGATGCCTGTCTCCTTTACCACACTTTGATTCATCCTGCCAACCCTTACATCACCCACCAGGTACAAATGGTCAGTTTGGCGGAAACTGGCTGACTTTAGCTCCCATTCCAACAGAAGTCGGTCTCACCACTAGCTTCTGtcaaacaagcatgctggaaaaccagaatcCGATCAGTactcagccaatggctgatcagtatattctggcgGGGGGTAGTAcccctatcagaatacaatagctcattgGGGGAGATCACCGCactaacatcacttgtgttagCACAGcgatctgtatgttttttttttttctttacgttCAGCCCACTTtgttgaacaaaaacaaaaaaatatatatatgtgtgtgtgtaccccatagaacagggatatgcaattagcggacctccagctgttgcaaaactacaattcccatgaggcatagcaagactgacagccacaagcatgacacccagatgcagaggcatgatgggacttgtagttttgcaacagctggaggtccgctatttgcataCCCCTGCCATAGAAGACATAGAAACTACCAGATGTTATTCTTTGGGCAGCTTTGCCTTCCTACAAAAGTTTAAGCTCAAATGACATGCCCAGCTGGATGAGTGGGAGCAGTGAGCCATCTCCTCCCTTGCTTCTCTTGGCTTCCTATAAACTTTCAAATAGATGGGGAGCATCTGAAAGCAAACCTATAATGCTGTGTTCTCTCTAGAAAAAAAATAACTGTACCACCAGATGCATCtagttttttatgtatatttattaaatagatagttttatatttttttccactaTTCATATATAATTACCCTAAAACCATGGTACAGTTTGCCTATACAATTGTTCAAGTGCACTTTTTTCTAAAAAGCaagtataaaaaaagtttttccaaaAAAGCAAGTATAGTCCATGCCCTTCCCCCAATTTTTCTTATTATCTAAGTCTTTCCACCCCCCAACTTTTTAGAACAGTATAGCCCATGCTCCTCCTCTAACATTTCTCTAAAGAAGAATTATGGTCCTAGCTCCTACTCCAACTTTTCTCCTAAAGAAAGTATGGTCCATGCTCCTTCCCAACGTTTTCCTAAAAAACAAGTGTGGTCCATGCTCCTTCCCAACGTTTTCCTAAAGAACAAGTGTGGTCCATGTTCCTTCCCAATGTTTTCCTAAAGAACAAGTATGGTCCATGCTCCTTCCCAACGTTTTCCTAAAGAAAGTATGGTCCATGCTCCTTCCCAACGTTTTCCTAAAAAACAAGTGTGGTCCATGCTCCTTCCCAACGTTTTCCTAAAGAACAAGTGTGGTCCATGTTCCTTCCCAATGTTTTCCTAAAGAACAAGTATGGTCCATGCTCCTCCCCAATTTTTATCCAAAGAACAAGTATGGTGTATGCTTCATCCCCAGCTGCTACTGTAAGGAATATAACAATGTACCTCCATGTGAAATAATTCTCATTTATCAGTGTGTGGCCTGCCCAGGACTTGAACAGTACAGTGTTTGCCAATCCAATGCGTTTTTATTGAAGTACACTGTGATACATGCACATGATCAGCCAAGGATGAGTTCTAGTCATAAAAATCATGGCCAGTTTGCCCAAGAAATGTCTTTGCCTTGGCTTATACTATGCTGGGCAAACTCCAATCAAGAGTTCAAAGCTGAGGCTGAACCTTTGAAAAGTCAGGGCAGACTGATGCAAACCACCCTGATCTAGAATCTGTCAGTTTAGGGTAGGTGAGAAGTTTGAATTATGGATGAGGGACACTGGTTACTATTTCACCGCTTATGCTAATTACAGCAGCAGCCTGCAGAAACAGTGAAAAAATAGCCCTAGTCTTTTCCAGGTCCTTTCCTGCTACCAATGGTGCAGCTAGCCTCAGAGCTACAACAGACTGGAATGTGTTCATATTTAATATTTCCTTTGACATTCGCTCACCAAAGCATCTCTGACCAGACTGATTCTGTTCTGTGGAATGGAGCATTCAAGGTGTTGAGGTTCCGTGAATGACACTTCATTTGGCACCTAAAATAAACATATGACATTGTAATTACTACTATATTATCTGAGCCTAAATCGATGAAGGGCTATGGGTTTAGTACAGTGACTATACTACTTTGTACTTTGTGCCTAATCACTTGTCTTTTCCATGctgtagtgcaggggtaggcaaccttatgaGCACAGtttgctgaaaaatgttttcaaagaaattaaccatgccgattttataaccaaaaaatgtcaacttcacactctcaatcatgaaaaggattttttataaagtaaatgctgtaaactactttagtagtgagaaattaacatcctgcactctcacgcctcagatcagccccaattcctgcacctttacacattatgccgcgtatacacgagcggacttctcgccggactaaactccgaaggacttttcgacggagttccaacgaaacggacttgcctacacacgatcccaccaaagtccaatcgtttcgaacgtgatgacgtacgaccggactagaaaaggaagctcaatagccagtagccaatagctgcccttgcgtcgttttcggtccgtcggactagcatacagatgaacgttttttttcgataggaatcaagtccatcggaaagatttgaaacatgttctatttctaaggtctgtcagatttttcaaaagaaaaggtccgatgaagcccacacatgatcgtaatgtccgacggattcgttccgtctgaccttttctgacggaaagtccggtcgtgtgtacgcggcattagatcactgtcccccccccccccctacaaatctgtttcaccactatacacccctgctcatctgccccaccactgtaaccctctgcacatctgtcccaccactgtactaccctgcacatctgccccaccactgtaccccactgctcatctgccccaccactgtaccccactgctcatctgccccaccactgtaccccactgctcatctgccccaccactctaaccccctgctcatctgccccaccactgtaccccactgctcatctgccccaccattgtaccccactgctcatctgccccaccactgtacccccctgcacatctgccccgccactgtacccccatgtcaatctgccccgccactgtactcccctgcacatctgccccgccactgtacccccctgctcatctgccccaccactgtaaccccctgtacatctgccccaccactgtactaacctgcacatctgccccaccactgtacccccctgctcatctgccccaccactgtactaccctgcacatctgccccaccactgtactaccctgcacatctgccccaccactgtactaccctgcacatctgccccaccactgtactaccctgcacatctgccccaccactgtactaccctgcacatctgccccatcactgtacccccctgctcatctgccccaccactgtactaccctgcacatctgccccaccactgtactaccctgcacatctgccccaccactgtactaccctgcacatctgccccatcactgtacccccctgctcatctgccccaccactgtactaccctgcacatctgccccaccactgtacctcctgctcatctgacccaccactgtacccccctgctcatctgccccaccactgtaaccccctttctcatctgccccaccactgtaaccccctttctcatcttccccaccactgtaaccccctgcacatctgccacacctctgtaaccccctgcacatctgtcccaccactgtaaccccctgcacatctgccccaccactgtactaccctccacatctgctccactgccgtacccccatgctcttctttcTCATCTGCCGAATACCGATACGTGTATACTCAGCATGTGTCAGAATGACAGTCAGGCAACAAGCGTTTTTATAAGGAAAACATGGTGGCCTCCATATTTCTATACCGACAGGTTTCCTATAAAGATGCCACATGCTGACATGTATCTGAGGCACTGTGGAATGGGGTGAGCTCCTAGCCGATGGTCCCTGTAGTCctggttgtgacatcatcaggagTAGCAGAGCATAGAATATGAAGCCTGCAAGGGGGTTAATGCCTCTTAACAATAATGCTGCGGAAAGGGGTGCTTTCCAAATCCACTGACATCTATAATGGGATattttcctcccactgaaaccaatgctgGGGCAGCATTGTAACCATTGGcacaggggcatttttttttatatctctgacACCTGGGCAGATCTTATTCCTGACCACAGTGCAACCCCCCAAACAGCCTAACTAAGACTAAACTTTGACCCCTGACCTGGAGTAAGTCTAGGACTACACTAGCAATTAAATCTTTTTACTACTCCTTGGTACCTGTCTCATGTGCAttacattgaaatcaatgtgcTGCTAATGAGATGACTGCATGGAACAGTTGAATCTCTTGGTAGAAAGGGGATGTAATGGTCATTGTAGCCCTAGGCTTACAAGGCTTTTTGATGCCCCTTTGTAGCTACCCTTTGAGAGTTATCCACTCCATAGAAAGAGACAAGTTTATTTGTCATACATTCTTTGATCTGAATTATTCTTACCTCTGCATAGGATTCCTGGAGACTTTCAACTTCCCGCTTTCCACCTGGCCGTAGTCCATAAGACCAGTGCTGGCCATGAATCATATGAGAAGACAGCAGGAGAACAATGGCAAGAAGCAGAACTACTGTCACATGGCGGCTCATACTATACAAAATAAGGGGAAGAGATTATATGTAGAAGACACATTTCACTGGAACAAAGACATCCTCTTTTACATGTGTTCCTACTGGTGCCATTTCTGTAGCAACACACTTTTGCCACTGTTGTTTTGATATTATTATTCATGTAAAGAAGATAGATATCACGGTAGATTTTAACTGCCTTGTAGATGGAAAGGTCACATGAGTGTCTTCAGATAAACATTGTGTAACCTTGCCctaaaccagtgacatcactgatctgAGCAAAATACACCAAGAAAACAGAATGCATAAAAACTAGAAAGTGTAGTCTTAGGCTGATCATAAACAAAGAGCAGGTGGACATGCAGATATGAAATAACCATAGACCTGGTTTGTCTCTTACTCAGTGGGTCCATAAATACGCTAGGCTAGGCTGAACATGTTCATACTTCTAAAAGAGCCTCATAAGGAAAGTAGTCATTTTCCAAATTGTGTATTTAGCTAAATAAAATTGGCAGGATCCCCCTGAAGCAGTCATTCTCAagcagggttcctccaggggtttcTTGAGTTGTGGCTAACTAACCTTCCATCTGATCGTGCCAGGTCCTACGCCACTTGCAGACCCAACGATATGACTGCAAGCTTTTCATGCTGGCCACCCCATGTTTTCTGTCCTGCTAGAATGTCATCTTTCCACTCAGGTTTAATCACTTGCGTtgtcttattattatacaggatttatatagcgtcgacagtttacgcagcgctttacaacattagggcagacaatacaagtacaatacaattcaatacaggaggaatcagagagccctgctcgttagagcttacaatctaggagggagggtcaagttatacaaaagggtaatagctgtgggggatgagctaatggagaaaatagtgcagatggaagcaggataggcttctctgaaaagcaaagttttcagggatcgcctaaaagtggatacattttttagacagtctgacagattggggtagggaattccagagggtgggtgaggctcgggagaagtcctggaggcggatatgggaaaaggtgatgaggaagctagagagcaggtggtctagggaggaatgaagagggtgattaggttggtattttgagactaggttagtgatgtagctgggggcagagttgtggatggctttataactTAATGttactattttgaatttaatttgttgggcaagtggcagccaaatgagggattggcagagaggggtagcagaaacTGTGCGGTTtgcaaggtggatgagtctggcagcagcatttatgatggactgaaggggggatagtctatagtgatggactgaagggggggatagttgTCCTATAGTTAAACATCAGTACACACACATCTCTCACAGTGCGAGGTtgtacaaaaaaaactgacagaggttttaactctTTCCCATTAAATTCAATATttaacattaaagcggagtttcgcgaaaaaaatttttttagatgtatttgcagctgctgacttttaaaataaggacactcacctgtcccggggtccagcgatgtcggcacccaaggccgaactgtccctcgatcctcgggtgctgccgccgccattctcgctgagggaattgggaagtgaagcattgcggcttcactgcccggttccctactgcgcatgcgcgagtcacactgcgcgtctacactggtccccgttgtgttgtgggaactgtgtatttcccacaacacaacgggggtgggcggggactctgcggctagctatacccgggagtgggtgcagatacctgtattatacaggtatctgcacccccctcccccctgaaaggtgccaattgtgacaccggagggggggaggaatccgatgagcggaagttccactttagggtggaactccactttaatagttGGATCCATACCTACTGCAATTTTCCTTCCTGGTCTATGTTAGCAATCATATGGAAAATTGCAACATCTCTTTGCATCACatcacttctgcctggcagcactagggttcaCAACTCAACCAGGACACTACTtgcatggaatttgcatgttccctctttgcttgcatgggtttccccaGGGCACTCCGGTTTCCCCCCAAGCTGGTAGGTCAAATTGCTCCTATCTATACTGGCCCTATTAAGCATGTGAGGTAGGGGCCGTAGACAGTAAGCTTCTtgaaggcaggaactgatgtgaatttACAAACAGAGATCATTGTGTTATATCactagtagacatgtgcggtttgttttgtttagaattaatattcggacacatttttcgttattc is a window from the Aquarana catesbeiana isolate 2022-GZ linkage group LG03, ASM4218655v1, whole genome shotgun sequence genome containing:
- the GNRH1 gene encoding progonadoliberin-1, yielding MSRHVTVVLLLAIVLLLSSHMIHGQHWSYGLRPGGKREVESLQESYAEVPNEVSFTEPQHLECSIPQNRISLVRDALMNWLEGENARKKI